Genomic DNA from Veillonella criceti:
TTATTGTGAATATCCATTGGTGTAATCATAGCTTACCTCCTATTACATGAAACGTTTGAGATAGACCCCAATACGTCCTTTACGAGATGTGCCTGTGATGGCCTCAATCTTCATCCGTCCACGACCACGAAGAGATATAATATCTCCTTCTTTCACTTCTTGCGCTGGCCCCTTAGCAGGCTGCCAATTAACTTGAACTAAACCTGCATTAATAGAGCTAACTACTTTAGTGCGAGATACACTAAAGCCAGATGATGCGACAGCATCTAAACGCAATGAAGCTACCGTAGTGCGTATTTCTTTAATTTTTTCTTCTTTTGGCTGAATCTCAGCTAACTCCATATCCTCTACCGATACGGATACCATGGCGATTTTAGTAAAATTTTGTTTTACATACTCAGCCATAGCTGAATCAACAATCAACTGAGCCCCACCAGTTTGCATGATAATATCACCAAAACTAGTACGCTCAACACCCAAACCCATGAGCGAGCCCAACACATCACGATGTGTTAACAATCGGAACCGCGGATCCCAGGATACCTTTAAGGCGCTAACGCCTAAATCAACGGTACCTTGAAAATCTTCCGCTACAAATGCAACCCGTATGCGCTCGGCTCCTTCATAGCCACCACCAAATTCTACACGCAATTGCGGTAGATTGGCTTTAATCGCATCTGCAATGATAAGTCCTGCAGGCGACATAAATTCTGTCACGCGAAATGGCTTACCGGCCACCACTTGTTCTGCTAAATCAAGCATGCGTCGTGCTTCT
This window encodes:
- a CDS encoding RNA-binding protein, with product MKDKEKLIRYFEASGNGEEARRMLDLAEQVVAGKPFRVTEFMSPAGLIIADAIKANLPQLRVEFGGGYEGAERIRVAFVAEDFQGTVDLGVSALKVSWDPRFRLLTHRDVLGSLMGLGVERTSFGDIIMQTGGAQLIVDSAMAEYVKQNFTKIAMVSVSVEDMELAEIQPKEEKIKEIRTTVASLRLDAVASSGFSVSRTKVVSSINAGLVQVNWQPAKGPAQEVKEGDIISLRGRGRMKIEAITGTSRKGRIGVYLKRFM